Proteins encoded together in one Nyctibius grandis isolate bNycGra1 chromosome 1, bNycGra1.pri, whole genome shotgun sequence window:
- the PPIL6 gene encoding probable inactive peptidyl-prolyl cis-trans isomerase-like 6, whose product MGPRRVPVAVTVVGLLRDPAFHVAKCSAEALKLKFPNKFADPVIQPLVEFAWHEYLQEKKKELRGEVWAYASSVMCFIDGQLLGDEKELLKWSYHEWDYRDFKPEALYQAIAEDFYAKYLRNSQHMFVYLEIAIEEQPVGRLLFELFSDACPKTCENFRVLCAGGAKSLCDGRELTYKNSLFHRLVKNGWIQGGDIITGKGDEGESIYGPTFEDESFSVRHKGRGVLGMANKGRHSNGSQFYITLQPAPYLDKKYVAFGQLIEGTEVLQRLEAVPTYNERPTVACKIVNCGTFEP is encoded by the exons ATGGGCCCGCGGCGGGTGCCAGTGGCGGTGACGGTGGTGGGGCTGCTCCGGGACCCGGCTTTCCACGTGGCCAAATGCTCAGCAGAG GCTCTGAAGCTGAAGTTTCCAAACAAGTTTGCAGATCCTGTAATACAGCCTTTAGTAGAATTTGCATGGCATGAATatttacaggagaaaaagaag GAACTGAGAGGTGAGGTGTGGGCGTATGCCTCTTCGGTGATGTGCTTCATTGATGGCCAGCTGCTGGGGGACGAGAAGGAGCTGCTCAAGTGGTCTTACCATGAGTGGGACTATCGTGACTTCAAGCCTGAGGCACTTTACCAAGCGATTGCTGAGGATTTCTACGCCAAATATCTGAGAAACAGCCAG CACATGTTTGTGTACCTGGAGATAGCCATTGAGGAACAGCCCGTCGGGAGGCTGCTCTTTGAG CTCTTTTCGGACGCGTGTCCCAAGACCTGTGAGAATTTCCGCGTCCTGTGCGCCGGAGGAGCAAAGTCTCTCTGCGACGGCCGAGAGCTCACCTACAAAAACTCCCTTTTTCATCGCCTCGTGAAAAACGGGTGGATCCAAGGAGGAG ACATCATAACCGGAAAGGGAGATGAAGGAGAGTCAATTTATGGTCCCACCTTTGAAG ATGAAAGCTTCTCCGTCCGTCACAAGGGAAGAGGGGTCCTCGGGATGGCCAACAAAGGACGCCACAGCAATGGCTCGCAGTTCTACATCACCCTCCAGCCAGCTCCCTACCTGGACAAAAAATACGTGGCTTTTGG GCAGCTGATCGAGGGCACGGAGGTCCTCCAGAGACTGGAAGCCGTACCTACGTATAATGAAAGGCCTACAGTAGCCTGCAAGATTGTTAACTGTGGGACCTTCGAGCCGTAA